Proteins encoded by one window of Nitrospira sp.:
- the hypD gene encoding hydrogenase formation protein HypD codes for MKYVDEYRDRTLAATLADRITQMVRRPWTIMEVCGGQTHAIVRFGLDALLPPNLTLVHGPGCPVCVTPIGLIDQALQLASLPRVIFCSFGDMLRVPGSQGDLFGVKAAGGDVRIVYSPLDALELARANPDREVVCFAVGFETTAPAYAMAAIQARRLGLTNFSLLAAHVLVPPAMEAILSAPGCLVQGFLAAGHVCTVMGYEEYEDLARRYRVPIVVTGFEPIDILEGIAMLVRQLEEGRAVVENQYARSVRREGNVAAQAAVREVFEPTLRAWRGIGDIPQSGLRLTPAYAGFDAAVRFRDALAQAGSVGAEDPDCRSGLVLQGLLKPPDCPAFATRCTPERPLGAPMVSSEGACAAYYRYRRGAGHGARGERQSA; via the coding sequence ATGAAATACGTTGACGAGTACCGAGATCGCACACTTGCGGCGACGTTAGCGGATCGCATCACGCAGATGGTGCGCCGTCCCTGGACGATCATGGAAGTCTGCGGCGGGCAAACCCATGCGATTGTGCGGTTCGGTCTCGATGCCTTGTTGCCGCCGAACCTCACCCTGGTGCATGGGCCGGGCTGTCCCGTCTGTGTTACGCCGATCGGCTTAATCGACCAGGCGCTCCAACTCGCGTCGTTGCCGCGCGTGATCTTCTGCTCTTTCGGGGACATGCTGCGCGTGCCTGGCTCGCAGGGGGATCTGTTCGGCGTCAAGGCGGCGGGGGGAGATGTCCGCATCGTCTATTCGCCGCTGGATGCGTTGGAGCTAGCCCGCGCGAACCCTGATCGCGAGGTCGTGTGTTTTGCGGTGGGTTTCGAGACGACTGCGCCGGCCTATGCGATGGCGGCGATCCAGGCGCGGCGCCTAGGTCTCACCAACTTCAGTCTGCTCGCGGCCCATGTGCTCGTGCCGCCGGCGATGGAAGCCATTCTGTCCGCTCCCGGCTGTCTCGTGCAGGGTTTTCTGGCGGCCGGTCATGTCTGTACGGTCATGGGCTATGAAGAGTACGAAGACCTGGCGCGACGCTATCGCGTGCCCATCGTGGTCACGGGGTTTGAGCCGATCGACATCCTGGAAGGGATTGCGATGCTGGTTCGCCAATTGGAAGAAGGACGGGCAGTCGTCGAGAACCAGTACGCCAGGTCGGTGCGTCGCGAGGGCAACGTGGCGGCGCAAGCGGCCGTGCGAGAAGTCTTCGAACCAACGCTGCGGGCCTGGCGTGGCATCGGCGACATTCCTCAGAGCGGCCTGAGGCTCACGCCGGCCTATGCCGGCTTCGATGCGGCGGTGCGATTTCGTGACGCGCTCGCTCAAGCCGGTTCGGTGGGCGCAGAAGATCCCGACTGTCGGAGCGGTCTGGTGTTGCAAGGCTTGCTCAAGCCGCCGGACTGCCCGGCCTTCGCCACGCGCTGCACGCCGGAGCGGCCATTAGGCGCGCCGATGGTGTCCAGCGAAGGGGCCTGCGCGGCCTATTATCGCTATAGACGGGGTGCGGGGCATGGGGCGAGAGGCGAGAGGCAATCGGCATAG
- the hypE gene encoding hydrogenase expression/formation protein HypE translates to MADDQALHLHCSVPVRSATVQLAHGGGGRLMQELIRDVFVRAFDNPMLAQLHDGAVFPVEQGALAFTTDSYVVSPLFFPGGDIGSLAVHGTINDLAMCGAMPLYLSAGFILEEGLSMETLRNVVDSMAKAAKEAGVRVVTGDTKVVDRGKGDGIFINTAGVGVMPPGIRIGPQEVKAGDAILLSGDLGSHGLAVMSVREGLRFTGEIESDSAPLHRVVRDLLECGVPVHCLRDLTRGGLASALNELAVGANAGMTIEEPLIPVRESVRGACELLGLDPLYVANEGRFIAFVQESHEDEALAAMRRHKVAHQAVRIGTVTEDCPSIVVLRTVLGTHRILDLLSGEQLPRIC, encoded by the coding sequence ATGGCAGACGATCAAGCGCTGCACCTGCATTGTTCCGTGCCGGTGAGAAGCGCGACCGTGCAGCTGGCTCATGGCGGGGGCGGGCGCCTCATGCAGGAGTTGATTCGGGACGTATTCGTCCGGGCTTTTGACAACCCGATGCTGGCGCAGTTGCATGACGGCGCGGTGTTTCCGGTCGAGCAGGGCGCCCTCGCGTTCACCACGGATTCCTACGTCGTGTCTCCATTGTTCTTCCCAGGCGGGGACATCGGGAGCTTGGCGGTCCATGGCACGATCAACGATCTCGCAATGTGCGGCGCCATGCCGCTGTATCTAAGTGCTGGGTTTATCCTGGAAGAAGGCCTCAGCATGGAAACGCTGCGGAATGTGGTGGACTCCATGGCCAAGGCGGCGAAAGAGGCGGGGGTGCGGGTCGTGACCGGGGATACAAAGGTGGTGGATCGCGGCAAAGGCGACGGGATTTTTATCAACACCGCCGGGGTTGGCGTTATGCCGCCTGGTATTCGCATCGGCCCACAAGAGGTGAAAGCAGGTGATGCGATCTTGCTAAGCGGCGATCTTGGCTCGCACGGCTTGGCCGTGATGAGCGTGCGTGAAGGGTTGCGCTTCACCGGCGAAATCGAAAGCGACTCGGCGCCGTTGCATCGGGTCGTGCGTGATCTGCTGGAATGCGGAGTGCCTGTCCATTGCCTGCGCGATCTGACTCGCGGCGGCCTGGCCAGTGCGCTCAATGAACTCGCGGTCGGAGCGAACGCGGGTATGACCATTGAAGAACCGCTCATTCCTGTGCGCGAGTCCGTGCGCGGCGCGTGCGAACTGCTGGGGCTCGATCCCTTGTATGTCGCGAACGAAGGACGGTTTATTGCCTTCGTCCAGGAATCGCATGAGGATGAGGCGTTGGCCGCCATGCGTCGGCACAAGGTCGCGCACCAGGCGGTTCGGATCGGCACGGTCACGGAGGACTGCCCTTCGATCGTGGTGTTGCGCACGGTGCTGGGCACACACCGCATTCTCGATCTGCTGTCGGGGGAGCAATTGCCTCGCATTTGCTGA
- a CDS encoding MgtC/SapB family protein produces MAFEEIFWGFLIALGAGALIGLQRQQSRDEEKGPGVGGVRTFPLIALAGALSAFVAHTMGMWPMLGAMGVIGVFLAISQYHESSRSADPGVTTQVAALITFLLGALALAPGIPLPVGDRYILIVASAGVVMAFFSLLSFFPGPIAPCWAPCS; encoded by the coding sequence ATGGCTTTTGAAGAGATCTTCTGGGGGTTTCTGATCGCGTTGGGCGCTGGAGCGCTCATCGGTCTGCAACGCCAGCAGTCCAGGGACGAGGAGAAAGGCCCCGGCGTCGGCGGCGTTCGGACCTTTCCGCTCATTGCGTTGGCCGGCGCCCTCTCCGCATTTGTCGCACATACGATGGGGATGTGGCCCATGCTGGGCGCCATGGGGGTGATCGGCGTCTTCCTGGCCATCTCGCAGTATCACGAGTCGAGCCGAAGCGCGGATCCAGGGGTTACCACACAAGTGGCGGCCCTCATCACCTTTCTCCTGGGGGCCCTGGCTCTCGCGCCGGGGATTCCCTTGCCTGTCGGCGACCGCTATATTCTGATTGTCGCCAGTGCCGGTGTGGTGATGGCCTTCTTCTCGCTGTTGTCCTTTTTCCCTGGACCAATCGCCCCCTGTTGGGCGCCGTGCTCCTGA
- a CDS encoding cation transporting ATPase C-terminal domain-containing protein, producing the protein MLLTFALQMGTIYIPALNPIFKTEPLDPDELLLSIVLSSVVFIGVELQNWITQRGWLTWA; encoded by the coding sequence GTGCTCCTGACTTTCGCCTTGCAAATGGGCACCATCTATATTCCCGCGCTCAACCCGATCTTCAAGACCGAGCCGCTGGATCCGGATGAGTTGCTGCTTAGTATAGTCCTGTCGTCCGTGGTGTTCATCGGCGTCGAACTCCAGAATTGGATAACCCAGCGAGGGTGGCTGACGTGGGCATGA
- a CDS encoding M28 family peptidase, which yields MSLRCKPRSPPMCALRRRSRPTELKDSAGLNAAAEFLSQHLASFGYEVTAQTYPVGQLAVRNIVAERRGAEQPDRVIGARYDSVADSPGTDDNASGVAVLLELARLHAQTRFRKTVRFVAFTLEEPPFFRSRHMGSRIYARFPKE from the coding sequence ATGAGTCTTCGGTGCAAGCCGCGCTCGCCGCCCATGTGCGCACTCCGCCGGCGATCTCGGCCCACGGAGCTAAAGGATTCGGCCGGCCTGAACGCCGCCGCCGAGTTCCTCTCCCAACACCTCGCCTCGTTTGGCTATGAGGTGACGGCGCAGACCTATCCGGTGGGGCAATTGGCGGTCCGCAACATCGTCGCCGAGCGGCGGGGGGCGGAACAGCCCGATCGCGTGATCGGAGCCCGTTATGATTCGGTCGCGGACTCGCCAGGTACGGACGACAATGCGAGCGGGGTAGCGGTGTTGTTGGAGCTCGCGCGCCTTCATGCGCAGACACGCTTCCGGAAGACCGTGCGGTTCGTGGCCTTTACATTAGAGGAGCCGCCGTTTTTCCGCAGCCGGCACATGGGCAGCCGCATCTACGCGCGCTTCCCCAAGGAGTGA
- a CDS encoding MFS transporter: protein MQSRGSRSVLAPLLIAQFLGAFIDNAWKLIVAFLGIRSVAEKFGSAGPEFEAAAQTQVTVAFLVLALPLMLVSLPAGILSDRMSKRTLIIVLKGVEVALMAGGTLALLADPAGGLVFLFIVLGLTGAQSALLSPAKYGILPELLPQEQLPEGNGLLEMWTFFAIILGTYSGGLLLGLAGNAPWLAGLALTVLALAGFLVSWAIPIVPPARSEGGVSAAVRGAWAAIRADRVLRGAVAGTIFFWALASLVSQDILVYAKAVLGLSEAMVGLPLTVLAFGIGVGSLLAGRLSRGTVEYGLIPSGALGIALVTLLIGLHAPGVGGTFLLMALLGLASGLVVVPLNVLIQWKSPGDRRGAVIAFSNVFVFGGVIIGSLSVEMLSRLGLSPREIFLAASGIAGAGALWALWLLGRAFLSFVAGVVFRVGGGLSDSPQDRE, encoded by the coding sequence ATGCAGAGCAGAGGTTCTCGATCCGTGCTTGCCCCCCTGCTGATTGCGCAGTTCTTGGGGGCGTTCATCGATAATGCCTGGAAATTGATCGTGGCGTTCTTGGGAATCAGGAGCGTGGCAGAGAAGTTTGGAAGTGCTGGGCCTGAGTTCGAAGCCGCGGCGCAGACGCAGGTGACCGTGGCTTTTCTGGTCTTAGCGTTGCCGCTGATGCTGGTGTCGCTTCCGGCCGGGATTCTCTCCGATCGAATGAGTAAACGCACGCTAATCATTGTTTTGAAGGGGGTCGAGGTGGCGCTCATGGCAGGCGGGACGCTTGCCCTGCTGGCCGATCCGGCCGGCGGCCTGGTATTCCTCTTCATTGTGCTCGGTCTCACAGGGGCGCAAAGCGCGCTCTTAAGTCCCGCTAAATATGGAATTCTTCCTGAACTGCTTCCGCAGGAGCAACTCCCTGAAGGAAACGGTCTCCTGGAAATGTGGACTTTCTTTGCCATCATCTTGGGGACCTACTCGGGAGGCCTGTTGCTCGGGCTCGCAGGCAACGCGCCTTGGCTGGCGGGATTGGCGTTAACCGTGCTGGCACTGGCGGGGTTTCTGGTCTCCTGGGCGATCCCGATCGTGCCGCCCGCCAGATCGGAGGGTGGCGTGAGCGCCGCGGTGCGGGGCGCCTGGGCCGCGATACGCGCCGACCGGGTTCTTCGGGGCGCGGTCGCCGGGACGATCTTCTTCTGGGCGTTGGCGAGCCTGGTCAGTCAGGATATCCTGGTCTACGCCAAGGCGGTCTTGGGCCTCTCCGAAGCCATGGTCGGCCTGCCGCTCACCGTGCTCGCGTTCGGGATCGGAGTGGGAAGTTTGCTGGCAGGCAGGCTGTCGCGGGGCACTGTCGAGTACGGCTTGATCCCTTCTGGCGCCTTGGGCATCGCGTTGGTAACCTTGCTGATCGGTTTGCATGCGCCGGGTGTGGGGGGTACCTTTCTGTTGATGGCCTTGCTCGGTCTCGCCAGTGGATTGGTGGTCGTTCCGCTGAACGTGCTGATTCAATGGAAGTCGCCGGGTGATCGGCGCGGGGCCGTGATCGCCTTTTCCAATGTTTTCGTATTTGGCGGTGTCATAATCGGGTCTTTGAGCGTCGAGATGCTTTCCCGTCTCGGTCTTTCGCCGAGGGAAATCTTCCTGGCCGCATCGGGCATCGCGGGAGCTGGTGCGCTCTGGGCGCTGTGGCTGCTTGGCCGGGCGTTCCTATCATTCGTGGCTGGAGTCGTTTTCCGGGTGGGTGGCGGTCTTTCGGATTCTCCGCAGGACCGCGAGTGA
- a CDS encoding DUF2459 domain-containing protein produces MQRSRDSIAAVLCFSVSLLLSACASPVEGWWPPSPDSAAQTIYVSLDTWHAVIALPVQPAGYDQPSPFSFEKGTSPQHSSRSTQHFYEEWGYAERAWYLEDRRGLTGMLRALFWPTEGVVEVGQYEQVWADRTPQPPSDLFVFRVSDEGFRRLRRHLRATVSGDEPIASLSRSTFYPAVRSYHVLHTCHQYAASALREAGLPISALWAFNRTSLAWQLRRTARVDSGYAVEASPDEPMK; encoded by the coding sequence ATGCAACGGTCGCGTGATTCGATCGCAGCGGTACTCTGCTTCTCGGTCAGCCTTCTGCTCTCGGCCTGTGCCTCGCCGGTCGAGGGCTGGTGGCCGCCGTCTCCGGACTCCGCCGCGCAAACCATCTACGTGTCGCTCGATACGTGGCATGCCGTCATCGCCTTACCGGTTCAACCAGCAGGCTACGATCAGCCGTCGCCATTCAGTTTCGAGAAAGGAACTTCGCCACAGCACTCATCGCGCAGCACGCAGCACTTCTATGAAGAATGGGGCTATGCCGAGCGCGCCTGGTATCTGGAGGACCGGCGAGGCCTAACCGGGATGTTGCGGGCGCTCTTCTGGCCGACCGAGGGGGTTGTCGAAGTCGGGCAGTATGAGCAGGTGTGGGCGGATCGCACGCCGCAGCCGCCTTCCGATCTCTTCGTCTTTCGGGTGAGCGACGAGGGGTTTCGGCGATTGCGCCGTCATCTGCGTGCGACCGTTTCCGGTGATGAACCCATCGCCTCGCTGAGTCGATCTACCTTCTATCCCGCTGTCCGTTCCTACCATGTGTTGCATACCTGTCACCAGTATGCGGCGTCTGCGCTGCGCGAAGCCGGCTTGCCGATCTCAGCACTCTGGGCCTTCAACCGGACCAGTCTCGCCTGGCAACTGCGGCGGACGGCCCGCGTGGATTCTGGATATGCGGTAGAGGCCTCACCGGATGAGCCGATGAAGTGA
- a CDS encoding DegQ family serine endoprotease has protein sequence MKGSSRGWRKAAPSRRGGVALGVIALLLFGFVNCSQGESSGVSSPPPVISAAPTKTVGIALANETFIAVAKQANASVVTIASTRKRAARQQPFPGPSPFFDDPFFRRFFGEPFERRFPAPQERQEQGLGSGVIVNADGYIVTNHHVIEQAEEIIVLLPDKRRLKATLIGADPKTDLAVVKIEAANLPTLPWGDSSRLQVGEVALAVGNPFGLNQTVTMGIISAVGRANMGIVDYEDFIQTDAAINPGNSGGALVNLNGELIGISTAIFTRTGGYMGIGFAIPSNMVRSVMTSLIKHGKVVRGWLGVSIQELTDELAKQFDVVEAKGALVSDVMEDSPAAKAKLERGDIITAYNNVAVKDPVQLRSLVADTEPGTTVTVTIFRDKKMRDVKVAIGELPKTVSKARGPGERGRGEHALAGVGVEPLAPEDLKRLKIDGGVAVTEVERGSPADRAGLRQGDIIREINRKRVRTVEDFERLVDKLEPEASALLLVHRGTASIFLSIKPE, from the coding sequence ATGAAGGGCTCATCGAGAGGATGGAGAAAGGCGGCGCCGTCGCGAAGGGGAGGCGTTGCGCTGGGTGTGATCGCACTCTTGTTGTTCGGGTTCGTGAATTGTTCCCAGGGAGAGAGCTCCGGCGTGTCGTCCCCTCCGCCGGTGATCTCTGCGGCTCCTACCAAGACGGTTGGGATCGCGCTGGCGAACGAAACCTTTATTGCCGTGGCGAAACAGGCGAACGCATCGGTCGTCACCATCGCTTCGACACGCAAGCGTGCCGCCCGCCAGCAGCCATTTCCCGGACCCTCCCCCTTCTTCGACGATCCGTTCTTCCGGCGATTTTTCGGTGAGCCGTTCGAGCGACGGTTTCCGGCTCCTCAAGAACGGCAGGAGCAAGGGCTCGGATCCGGCGTCATCGTGAACGCGGACGGCTATATCGTGACCAACCATCACGTGATCGAACAGGCCGAGGAGATCATCGTCCTGCTGCCGGACAAACGCCGCCTGAAAGCGACACTCATCGGCGCCGACCCGAAGACCGACCTTGCCGTGGTCAAGATCGAGGCGGCCAATCTCCCGACGCTCCCCTGGGGCGATTCGAGCCGGCTGCAAGTGGGTGAGGTCGCCCTGGCGGTCGGGAATCCGTTCGGGCTCAATCAGACCGTCACGATGGGCATCATCAGCGCGGTGGGCCGGGCCAACATGGGCATTGTGGACTATGAAGATTTCATCCAGACCGACGCAGCCATCAATCCCGGCAATTCCGGCGGCGCGCTCGTCAATTTGAACGGGGAACTCATCGGCATCAGTACGGCGATCTTTACGAGGACGGGCGGCTACATGGGGATCGGCTTCGCCATTCCGAGCAACATGGTCCGCAGCGTGATGACCAGCCTGATCAAGCACGGGAAGGTCGTCCGCGGGTGGCTGGGAGTCTCCATCCAGGAGCTCACAGATGAGCTGGCCAAACAATTCGACGTGGTAGAAGCGAAGGGTGCGCTGGTCTCCGATGTGATGGAGGACAGCCCGGCCGCGAAAGCGAAACTGGAGCGCGGCGACATCATCACGGCGTACAACAATGTGGCTGTGAAGGACCCGGTGCAGTTGCGCTCCTTGGTCGCAGACACGGAACCAGGCACGACGGTCACCGTGACTATTTTCAGAGACAAGAAGATGAGGGACGTCAAGGTTGCCATCGGTGAACTGCCAAAGACCGTCTCCAAGGCGCGCGGTCCAGGCGAGAGGGGACGGGGCGAGCATGCGCTGGCCGGCGTGGGAGTCGAACCTCTCGCGCCGGAAGATCTGAAACGTCTCAAAATCGACGGGGGCGTGGCCGTGACCGAAGTCGAACGTGGCAGTCCGGCGGATCGGGCCGGGCTTAGGCAAGGCGACATCATCCGAGAAATCAACCGGAAGAGAGTGCGCACAGTCGAGGACTTCGAGCGCCTCGTGGACAAGCTGGAGCCGGAAGCTTCGGCCCTGCTGCTCGTGCATCGCGGCACGGCGTCGATCTTTCTGTCGATCAAACCGGAATGA
- a CDS encoding PepSY domain-containing protein — MTMHKLVITLAVVGGLVLAFGNEAWSDEKAGKNKAETKDKIEMAAAAKVTIEQAAKTVSDKVHGKVIEAELEKKHGKLVWEVEVVTLENRLLTVHVDADSGRVIDVEEKEAEREKPRERKREHQP, encoded by the coding sequence ATGACGATGCATAAACTTGTGATCACGCTCGCTGTCGTTGGCGGTCTGGTGTTGGCGTTTGGAAACGAGGCCTGGAGCGACGAGAAGGCTGGAAAGAACAAAGCGGAGACAAAGGACAAGATCGAGATGGCGGCGGCGGCAAAGGTCACCATCGAGCAGGCTGCCAAGACTGTCTCCGATAAAGTGCATGGCAAGGTTATCGAGGCGGAGCTTGAGAAGAAGCATGGGAAGCTGGTGTGGGAAGTCGAGGTGGTGACATTGGAGAACAGACTCCTGACCGTGCATGTGGACGCGGATTCTGGCCGCGTCATCGATGTGGAAGAGAAAGAGGCAGAACGGGAGAAACCGCGCGAACGCAAGCGGGAGCATCAGCCATGA
- a CDS encoding superoxide dismutase family protein: MDRSKLWLIIGMIGALSLVGCTRHYTGEHLTPFTAKVVLSGLGIVGEATLLEAREGRVRLLLTLTGTPASKLTPGRHAIHIHETGQCEPFSAAQGHFDGNVDSAANPQANVSPGLENHPYHLGDLPNLLVTELPNGERRGSLITVTSRITLSPGLNTLFDQDGSALVIHELEDQYLPDPPNKDAPGGPRIACGVIIKG, encoded by the coding sequence ATGGATCGATCGAAGCTGTGGCTGATCATAGGGATGATCGGCGCGCTTTCGCTGGTCGGATGCACGCGGCACTATACGGGCGAGCACCTTACTCCATTCACGGCCAAGGTTGTGCTCAGCGGGTTGGGGATTGTCGGAGAAGCCACGCTCCTCGAAGCACGCGAAGGCCGGGTGCGCCTTCTGCTCACGCTGACTGGGACGCCGGCCAGCAAGCTGACTCCGGGACGTCATGCCATCCACATTCATGAGACGGGACAATGCGAGCCTTTTTCCGCCGCGCAGGGGCACTTCGATGGGAATGTGGACTCGGCCGCCAATCCTCAGGCCAATGTCAGTCCCGGCTTAGAGAACCATCCGTACCATCTCGGCGACCTTCCAAACCTTTTGGTGACCGAGTTGCCGAACGGGGAGCGCAGGGGCTCGCTGATCACAGTGACCAGCCGCATCACCTTGTCGCCGGGACTCAATACGCTGTTCGACCAGGACGGCAGCGCCCTCGTCATCCATGAGCTGGAGGACCAGTATCTTCCTGATCCGCCGAACAAAGACGCGCCCGGTGGACCCAGGATTGCTTGCGGCGTGATTATAAAAGGGTAA
- the pal gene encoding peptidoglycan-associated lipoprotein Pal, translating into MGPLSVIRATGLIGCVILLEMLAGCAGRRINTSVSDQTFVPGLSPRVDAPVVEQAKVEEATVAPVVPVPPASVELPKGEPSVSPKPPAATVAPPAPARVEEARVAEEPMAPAPAVQPLSLADVYFDFDQYTVRTEAQAVLEANARALKQDRAVKIMIEGHCDERGTLAYNMVLGERRANAAKRYLQELGVPASQLETVSYGKERPFCAEHSEACWQSNRRAHFRKP; encoded by the coding sequence ATGGGGCCTCTATCCGTGATACGCGCGACGGGTCTAATCGGGTGCGTGATCTTGCTGGAGATGCTGGCCGGATGCGCCGGCCGGAGAATCAACACCTCGGTGTCGGATCAGACATTTGTGCCCGGGCTATCGCCGCGGGTTGACGCGCCGGTCGTCGAGCAAGCGAAGGTCGAAGAAGCGACGGTGGCGCCTGTTGTGCCAGTGCCGCCCGCGTCCGTGGAGCTACCGAAGGGGGAACCTTCCGTTTCGCCCAAACCCCCTGCTGCTACGGTGGCGCCGCCCGCGCCGGCGCGGGTGGAAGAAGCGCGAGTCGCAGAAGAACCAATGGCACCGGCTCCCGCAGTCCAGCCGCTGTCGCTGGCCGATGTCTATTTCGACTTTGATCAGTATACCGTTCGGACTGAGGCGCAAGCGGTTCTGGAAGCCAATGCGCGGGCGCTGAAACAGGATCGTGCCGTCAAGATTATGATCGAAGGCCACTGCGATGAACGCGGGACGCTGGCCTATAACATGGTTTTAGGCGAGCGGCGAGCCAACGCGGCGAAGCGCTACTTGCAGGAGTTGGGTGTGCCTGCGTCGCAGCTCGAGACGGTGAGTTATGGCAAGGAACGGCCATTTTGCGCGGAACATAGTGAGGCCTGCTGGCAGTCGAATCGCCGCGCGCATTTCAGAAAGCCGTAA
- a CDS encoding L,D-transpeptidase family protein has protein sequence MAWSSGGMLPVFTEVIERTMDYQVRSGDTVLGIAGRFGADWQAVAQANGLRNPDRIYPGQRLMVEMRRIVPGLLEHGVIINVPEAMLYYFENGRVVFYAGVGLGKPGRWRTPTGPFVVRTKERHPTWEVPLSIQQEMEAEGRVVLTRVPPGPENPLGEFWLGLSIPGYGIHGTIAPASIGHYQSHGCIRMHPDDIRRLFALVAVGTPGALVYHPVKVAREESRVSVEAHPDVYGFNRPRLREVEAALRALDVPLDWNRVSQILTKPNRMAERVSLEAALGRQVRKKDHLA, from the coding sequence GTGGCCTGGTCAAGTGGCGGAATGTTGCCGGTGTTCACGGAGGTCATCGAGCGCACGATGGACTACCAGGTTCGATCAGGTGATACGGTGCTGGGGATCGCCGGACGGTTCGGAGCGGACTGGCAGGCCGTGGCGCAGGCCAACGGTTTGAGAAATCCGGACCGCATCTATCCGGGCCAGCGGCTCATGGTCGAGATGAGGCGCATTGTCCCGGGTCTGTTGGAGCACGGGGTCATCATCAATGTGCCGGAAGCGATGCTCTACTATTTTGAGAACGGTAGGGTGGTCTTCTATGCCGGTGTCGGGCTCGGCAAGCCGGGCCGCTGGCGTACGCCGACGGGGCCATTCGTCGTCCGCACGAAGGAACGCCACCCGACTTGGGAAGTGCCCTTGTCGATTCAGCAGGAAATGGAAGCCGAGGGGCGGGTCGTGCTCACTCGCGTGCCACCCGGTCCGGAGAACCCCTTGGGCGAATTCTGGCTGGGGCTCTCGATCCCCGGCTACGGCATCCATGGCACGATTGCGCCGGCGAGCATCGGGCACTACCAGAGCCACGGATGTATCCGCATGCATCCGGACGACATCCGCCGATTGTTTGCCCTGGTCGCGGTCGGGACGCCGGGAGCACTCGTGTATCATCCGGTGAAGGTGGCTCGCGAGGAGAGCCGGGTCTCTGTCGAGGCACACCCGGATGTCTATGGGTTCAACCGTCCTCGCCTCCGCGAGGTTGAAGCGGCTTTGCGGGCGTTGGACGTTCCTCTCGACTGGAACCGCGTCAGCCAAATTCTGACGAAGCCCAACCGCATGGCCGAGAGGGTCTCTCTGGAGGCAGCGCTGGGTCGGCAGGTCAGAAAGAAGGACCACCTCGCATGA
- a CDS encoding BCAM0308 family protein has protein sequence MSASRGQRATTSYKEREKAQQDPYAMLTAPRGPLVCPQCHAVFAKKRWVLDEAEFAKLGSASTTKQAPCPACRPIRDHYPEGIVALRWPDLDEHEAEIRGLIVNEETRALAVNPLARLMKVVTFSKREMEIQATSDQLAQRIGRELVRAFGGKAAYRWAHKDRLLRVEWAGPSPPAAPRSKGAKGSVPR, from the coding sequence ATGAGTGCCAGCCGCGGACAACGAGCTACCACGTCTTACAAGGAACGGGAGAAAGCCCAGCAAGACCCTTATGCCATGCTTACAGCGCCGCGGGGTCCTCTCGTCTGCCCGCAGTGCCATGCCGTCTTTGCTAAGAAACGGTGGGTGCTCGATGAGGCCGAGTTCGCCAAGCTCGGTTCTGCTTCGACAACCAAACAGGCGCCCTGCCCGGCCTGCCGGCCAATCCGCGACCACTATCCCGAAGGGATTGTCGCGCTGCGATGGCCGGACCTGGACGAGCACGAAGCCGAGATTCGCGGGTTGATCGTGAACGAAGAAACCCGCGCGTTGGCGGTCAATCCATTGGCGCGGTTGATGAAGGTGGTCACGTTCAGCAAGCGCGAGATGGAGATCCAGGCCACGAGCGACCAATTGGCCCAACGGATCGGCCGCGAGCTGGTCCGGGCGTTCGGCGGGAAGGCGGCCTATCGGTGGGCGCATAAAGACAGGCTACTCAGAGTCGAATGGGCTGGCCCAAGTCCACCCGCCGCCCCCCGTTCGAAGGGTGCCAAGGGTTCTGTACCGCGATGA